Proteins encoded together in one Thermophilibacter immobilis window:
- a CDS encoding helix-turn-helix domain-containing protein, with protein sequence MQEEQTPDLSQMNRPLSTQEVSRYLGLCERQVLRMVHNGQIPAKKFGHNWYYSPRKIAQLVGMLDQ encoded by the coding sequence ATGCAGGAAGAGCAGACACCAGACCTCTCCCAGATGAACCGACCGCTCAGCACGCAGGAGGTCTCGCGGTACCTCGGGCTGTGCGAGCGCCAGGTCCTGCGCATGGTCCATAACGGGCAGATCCCAGCGAAGAAGTTCGGCCACAACTGGTACTACTCGCCGAGGAAGATCGCCCAGCTGGTCGGGATGCTGGACCAATGA
- a CDS encoding helix-turn-helix domain-containing protein: MIRREIGSNLDMISADEAARILRVSARTVRRLCIDRKIPAVKVGNQWRIDRTELMRTLGRDSRMSCWLGMDGK, encoded by the coding sequence ATGATTCGTCGGGAAATCGGAAGCAACCTGGACATGATATCGGCGGACGAGGCGGCGAGGATCCTGCGGGTCTCCGCCAGGACGGTCAGGCGGCTCTGCATAGACCGCAAGATTCCCGCCGTCAAAGTCGGCAACCAATGGCGCATCGACAGGACGGAGCTCATGAGGACGCTCGGCAGGGACAGCAGGATGTCCTGCTGGCTCGGCATGGATGGCAAATAG
- a CDS encoding glycoside hydrolase family 2 TIM barrel-domain containing protein, which yields MWQVNQKPTISRFACGHFRDDTAVHQARLSSADPAFQEEWTRDCEGTVRYLHNHPCIVTWVLFNEGWGQFDARDAVRRVRAIDPTRPIDATSGWFDQGCGDFVSEHNYFRKLRVHLPRGSSRAFVISEFGGLTWYVKGHSSFSEPYGYAGFPSLEEWRRAVRALLDEARALEAKGLSGYVYTQLSDVEEETNGLLSFDRRVNKLLS from the coding sequence ATGTGGCAGGTCAACCAGAAGCCCACAATCTCCCGCTTTGCGTGTGGTCACTTTCGCGACGACACCGCTGTCCACCAGGCCCGTCTCTCCTCGGCAGACCCCGCCTTCCAGGAGGAGTGGACGCGCGACTGCGAGGGCACGGTTCGCTACCTGCACAATCACCCCTGCATTGTGACGTGGGTCCTCTTCAACGAGGGCTGGGGGCAGTTCGATGCGCGCGATGCGGTGCGCCGCGTGCGCGCGATTGACCCCACGCGGCCCATCGACGCTACCAGCGGATGGTTTGACCAGGGCTGCGGTGACTTTGTGAGTGAGCACAACTACTTCCGGAAGCTTCGCGTGCACCTTCCTCGAGGCTCCTCTCGCGCCTTTGTGATTTCTGAGTTTGGTGGGCTTACCTGGTACGTAAAGGGTCACAGCTCCTTCTCGGAACCCTATGGCTACGCGGGGTTTCCCAGCCTGGAGGAATGGCGCCGTGCGGTGCGGGCGCTTCTCGATGAGGCACGCGCGCTCGAGGCCAAGGGTCTTTCCGGCTACGTGTACACGCAGCTCTCGGACGTGGAGGAGGAGACCAACGGCCTTCTCAGCTTTGACCGTCGTGTGAACAAGCTGCTGTCGTAG